From a region of the Stenotrophomonas sp. BIO128-Bstrain genome:
- the dxs gene encoding 1-deoxy-D-xylulose-5-phosphate synthase, with protein MIDSARYPRLARIQSPDDLRRFDESELPAIADELRAYLIESVGKSGGHFGAGLGVIELTVALHYLYQTPVDQLVWDVGHQTYPHKILTGRRDEIHTVKQKDGVAPFPKREESEYDTFGVGHSSTSISAALGMAIARQAEGDDRKVVAVIGDGAMTAGMAYEALNHAGGMEQEPNLLVILNDNNMSISEAVGGLTKMLGRATGSRTLNALREGGKKILGDKKHNPTARFVKRWEEHWKGMFVPSTFFEEMGFHYTGPIDGHDVPALVATLKTLKSLKGLKLLHVMTTKGKGYERAEGDQIGYHAVGPFDPDKGLVAKGGTKKPTYTDVFSDWLCDAAAAEPKLMGITPAMREGSGLVRFSKEYPDRYFDVAIAEQHAVTLAAGMATQGAKPVVAIYSTFLQRAYDQLVHDVAVQELDVLFAIDRAGVVGPDGATHAGNLDLSFLRCVPHMVVMAPSDEAECRQMLTTGLRHPGPAAVRYPRGSGTGVAAGTDLSTLEIGRAELRLPGSRIALLAFGSTVTAAEQVGRELGLTVVNMRFIKPLDRALLLDLAQRHEGFVTIEDNVVAGGAGSGVAELLNAENVLKPFLHLGLPDSFQHHASREDLLAEAGIDAAGIRQAVLKRWPMLVNSGQALSAAG; from the coding sequence ATGATCGACTCCGCCCGCTATCCCCGCCTTGCGCGCATCCAGTCACCGGATGACCTGCGCAGGTTCGATGAATCCGAACTGCCCGCGATCGCGGATGAACTGCGTGCCTACCTGATTGAGTCGGTGGGCAAGAGCGGCGGCCATTTCGGCGCCGGCCTGGGCGTGATCGAATTGACCGTCGCCCTGCACTACCTCTATCAGACGCCCGTGGATCAGCTGGTCTGGGACGTGGGCCATCAGACCTACCCGCACAAGATCCTGACCGGCCGCCGCGACGAGATCCACACGGTCAAGCAGAAGGATGGCGTCGCGCCGTTCCCCAAGCGCGAGGAAAGCGAGTACGACACCTTCGGCGTCGGCCATTCCTCGACCTCGATCTCCGCAGCGCTGGGCATGGCGATCGCACGCCAGGCCGAAGGCGATGACCGCAAGGTCGTGGCCGTGATCGGCGATGGCGCGATGACCGCCGGCATGGCTTACGAGGCCCTCAACCACGCCGGCGGCATGGAGCAGGAACCGAACCTGCTGGTGATCCTCAACGACAACAACATGTCGATCTCCGAGGCCGTCGGCGGGCTGACCAAGATGCTCGGCCGGGCCACCGGCAGCCGCACGCTCAACGCGCTGCGCGAAGGCGGCAAGAAGATCCTCGGCGACAAGAAGCACAACCCGACCGCGCGCTTCGTCAAGCGCTGGGAAGAACACTGGAAGGGCATGTTCGTGCCGTCCACGTTCTTCGAGGAAATGGGCTTCCATTACACCGGGCCGATCGACGGCCACGACGTGCCGGCGCTGGTCGCCACGCTGAAAACGCTCAAGAGCCTGAAAGGCCTGAAGCTGCTGCACGTGATGACCACCAAGGGCAAGGGTTACGAGCGCGCCGAAGGTGACCAGATCGGTTACCACGCGGTTGGCCCGTTCGATCCGGACAAGGGCCTGGTCGCCAAGGGCGGGACCAAGAAGCCCACCTATACCGACGTCTTCAGCGACTGGCTGTGCGATGCCGCCGCAGCCGAACCGAAGCTGATGGGCATCACCCCGGCGATGCGCGAGGGCTCTGGCCTGGTGCGTTTCAGCAAGGAATACCCGGACCGCTACTTCGATGTGGCCATCGCCGAACAGCACGCCGTGACCCTGGCGGCGGGCATGGCCACCCAGGGCGCCAAGCCGGTGGTGGCGATCTACTCGACCTTCCTGCAGCGCGCCTACGACCAGCTGGTCCACGACGTGGCCGTGCAGGAGCTGGATGTGCTGTTCGCGATCGACCGCGCCGGTGTGGTCGGCCCGGATGGCGCGACCCATGCCGGCAACCTGGACTTGAGCTTCCTGCGCTGCGTTCCGCACATGGTGGTCATGGCCCCCTCCGATGAGGCCGAGTGCCGCCAGATGCTGACCACCGGCCTGCGTCATCCCGGCCCGGCAGCGGTGCGCTACCCGCGCGGCAGCGGCACCGGTGTTGCGGCCGGCACCGACCTGTCCACGCTGGAAATCGGCAGGGCCGAGCTGCGCCTGCCGGGCAGCCGCATCGCCCTGCTCGCCTTCGGCAGCACCGTGACCGCCGCCGAACAGGTGGGCCGCGAGCTGGGCCTGACCGTGGTCAACATGCGCTTCATCAAACCGCTGGACCGTGCCCTGCTGCTGGACCTTGCGCAGCGCCACGAAGGCTTCGTCACCATCGAAGACAACGTGGTCGCCGGCGGTGCCGGCTCCGGCGTGGCCGAGCTGCTCAATGCCGAGAACGTGCTCAAGCCGTTCCTGCACCTGGGCCTGCCGGACAGCTTCCAGCACCATGCCAGCCGCGAAGACCTGCTGGCCGAAGCCGGCATCGATGCCGCCGGCATCCGCCAGGCCGTGCTCAAGCGCTGGCCAATGCTGGTCAACAGCGGCCAGGCGCTCAGCGCAGCGGGCTGA
- a CDS encoding site-specific integrase codes for MARHPYRLEPRGKKGILWIRFTAPNGREVFRSSGTVDRELATEWASKIHTEQYRVARLGEKPRRLWTEAVVAWFEDHKGKRSIKKDQHNLKWLSPYLGHLHLDEINSDVLAMVSSQRKAEPKNKRRKKDGSTFTDEPTSQATVDRMMALIRSILKDAQRRGWTDSSPSIQIKEADGGDDYRWLTQNEAVRLHDELAPHLRPPFLFALATGWREQNVLRLMWDQVDLDRRVAWIKGRQAKAKKAIGAPLNRNAMDILLEQRAKRVAGNPWVFPSGSEKDSQPYVRASNTGWYAAQRRARVEPLAWHDLRHTWASWHVMAGTSLRSLMELGGWRSYQSVLRYAHLSPEHLAADAGRIETLAEPLRSRSK; via the coding sequence ATGGCCCGCCATCCCTACAGACTTGAACCGCGCGGCAAGAAAGGCATCCTCTGGATCCGCTTCACCGCGCCCAACGGACGTGAAGTATTTAGAAGCTCTGGGACTGTCGACCGTGAGCTCGCTACCGAGTGGGCGTCGAAAATCCACACGGAGCAGTACCGCGTAGCACGCCTGGGCGAGAAGCCGCGCCGCCTCTGGACCGAGGCGGTCGTGGCGTGGTTCGAAGACCACAAGGGCAAGCGCAGCATCAAGAAGGACCAGCACAACCTGAAATGGCTGTCCCCCTACCTGGGGCACCTGCATCTCGACGAGATCAATTCCGACGTGCTGGCCATGGTATCCAGCCAGCGCAAGGCCGAGCCGAAGAACAAGAGGCGGAAGAAAGACGGGAGCACGTTCACCGATGAGCCCACCTCGCAGGCGACCGTGGACCGGATGATGGCCTTGATCCGGTCCATCTTGAAGGATGCCCAACGCCGCGGCTGGACCGATTCGTCCCCTTCCATTCAGATCAAGGAGGCGGACGGCGGTGATGACTACCGCTGGCTGACGCAGAACGAGGCCGTTCGCCTTCACGACGAGCTGGCGCCGCACCTGCGGCCGCCATTTCTCTTCGCCCTGGCCACAGGCTGGCGTGAGCAGAACGTGCTGCGGCTGATGTGGGACCAGGTAGACCTGGACCGGCGTGTGGCGTGGATCAAGGGGAGGCAGGCGAAGGCGAAGAAGGCCATCGGCGCACCGCTCAACAGAAACGCGATGGACATCCTGCTGGAGCAGCGCGCGAAGAGGGTGGCAGGGAACCCGTGGGTGTTCCCGAGTGGATCGGAGAAGGACAGCCAGCCGTACGTCCGGGCAAGCAACACCGGGTGGTACGCCGCACAGCGGCGGGCCAGGGTCGAACCGCTGGCCTGGCACGACCTGAGGCACACGTGGGCGAGCTGGCACGTCATGGCCGGCACCAGCCTGCGCAGCCTCATGGAGCTGGGCGGCTGGCGGTCCTATCAGTCCGTGCTGCGGTACGCCCACCTGTCGCCCGAGCATCTGGCAGCCGACGCAGGGCGCATTGAAACTCTGGCCGAGCCACTGCGTTCTCGGTCAAAGTAG
- a CDS encoding HNH endonuclease, whose protein sequence is METDTTRLGLIDTGASSAPVAEVSPIVTLHRPGSVRLLALDAHGRVLDWINWQDASCLYARGAVAWTLGDPCLHIRGGICRTTGLQSGLDLHPIIAARGHARSRAIDPTPNLSNPALFARDAHLCLYCGQQFNRPQLTRDHVMPISKGGLDVWENVVSACFHCNSRKSNRTPQQAGMPLLAVPYRPSWIEHMILSNRNILADQMAFLKAQLPKRSKLCA, encoded by the coding sequence ATGGAGACAGACACTACACGCTTGGGTCTGATCGATACCGGAGCCTCGTCCGCCCCGGTCGCCGAGGTATCGCCGATCGTTACGCTGCATCGGCCCGGCTCGGTACGGTTATTGGCCCTGGACGCCCACGGGCGCGTGCTCGACTGGATCAATTGGCAGGACGCGTCCTGCCTCTACGCACGCGGTGCGGTCGCCTGGACCCTCGGTGACCCCTGCCTGCACATCCGCGGCGGCATCTGCCGCACCACTGGCCTGCAGAGCGGGCTGGACCTGCACCCGATCATCGCCGCCCGCGGGCATGCCCGTTCCCGTGCGATCGACCCCACCCCGAATCTCTCCAATCCGGCCCTGTTCGCGCGCGATGCGCATCTGTGCCTGTACTGCGGGCAACAGTTCAACCGCCCGCAACTGACCCGCGACCACGTCATGCCGATCTCCAAGGGCGGCCTGGACGTGTGGGAGAACGTGGTCAGTGCGTGCTTCCACTGCAACTCGCGCAAGAGCAACCGGACCCCGCAGCAGGCCGGCATGCCGCTGCTGGCCGTGCCTTACCGGCCCAGCTGGATCGAACACATGATCCTCTCCAACCGCAACATCCTGGCCGACCAGATGGCGTTCCTGAAGGCGCAGCTGCCCAAGCGGTCCAAGCTCTGCGCGTGA
- a CDS encoding lipocalin family protein, translating to MRSRYLISALLALAATGSAWAAAPVTSVEALDMDRYAGQWHEIAHLPVSFQKKCVGDITATYSLRADGRISVHNACRQADGDRVAADGVARPVEGHPGRLQVRFVPDWLSWVPLVWADYWVIALDPGYQWAVVGEPDRRYLWILSRSPSMDTALFEQLKARAEAMGYDLAPLRVMAPLD from the coding sequence ATGCGCAGCCGCTATCTGATCAGTGCCCTGCTCGCCCTCGCCGCTACCGGGTCGGCCTGGGCGGCCGCGCCGGTGACCTCGGTGGAGGCGCTGGACATGGACCGCTACGCCGGCCAGTGGCATGAGATCGCGCACCTGCCGGTATCGTTCCAGAAGAAGTGCGTCGGCGACATCACCGCCACCTACAGCCTGCGCGCCGATGGCCGGATCAGCGTGCACAACGCATGCCGCCAGGCCGATGGCGATCGCGTCGCCGCGGATGGCGTGGCACGGCCCGTCGAGGGCCACCCTGGCAGGCTGCAGGTGCGCTTCGTGCCGGACTGGCTCTCCTGGGTCCCGCTGGTCTGGGCCGACTACTGGGTGATCGCCCTGGATCCGGGCTACCAGTGGGCGGTGGTCGGCGAGCCGGACCGCAGATACCTGTGGATCCTCTCGCGTTCGCCGAGCATGGACACCGCCCTGTTCGAGCAGCTCAAGGCGCGTGCCGAGGCGATGGGCTATGACCTGGCCCCGTTGCGGGTGATGGCGCCGCTGGACTGA
- a CDS encoding acyl-CoA dehydrogenase C-terminal domain-containing protein — MSSYTAPLSDIRFALHDVLKVEPLFARLGLADATADVVDAVLEEAGRFSASVLAPLNSVGDEIGCVLDQSTGEVTTPPGFKQAYTQFVEGGWTGLTAAPELGGQGLPHTLGVPLNEMINAANLAWGNFPLLSHGAIEALKQHGEAWQQEAFLKPLIEGRWTGTMCLTEPHCGTDLGLLKTKAEPNADGSYAITGTKIFITAGEHDLTDNIVHLVLAKLPDAPAGAKGISLFVTPKFKVDREGKMGERNALRCGSIEHKMGIKGSVTCVMNFDGAEGYLVGQPHKGLQAMFTMMNTARLGVGLQGIGLSERAYQNALKYARERLQSRSLSGPKNPEKPADPILVHPDVRRMLLTMKSLVEGSRLLALHAATLIDVAHHAQDAGERERADTLVSFLTPISKACQTEWGIENTYNALQCFGGHGYIREHGMEQLARDARITTLYEGTTGIQALDLIGRKTASSQGAGLKLMLAEIEAFAKANEGNPALAEFIAPLRAKADEWGKLTLATLQRAATNPDELGAASFDYLFYSGYVVLAYWWARSVAAADASAQSAAFKQAKRETARFYFARVLPRTLSHAAAIQAGAEPLMAMTDAHFGEG, encoded by the coding sequence ATGAGCAGCTACACCGCCCCGCTTTCCGATATCCGTTTCGCCCTGCATGACGTGCTCAAGGTCGAGCCGCTGTTCGCGCGCCTCGGCCTGGCCGATGCCACCGCCGATGTGGTGGATGCCGTACTGGAAGAAGCCGGCCGTTTCAGTGCCAGCGTGCTGGCGCCGTTGAACAGCGTGGGCGATGAGATCGGCTGTGTACTGGACCAGAGCACCGGCGAGGTCACCACCCCGCCTGGCTTCAAGCAGGCGTACACGCAGTTTGTCGAGGGCGGCTGGACCGGCCTGACCGCTGCGCCGGAGCTGGGTGGCCAGGGTCTGCCGCACACGCTGGGCGTGCCGCTCAACGAAATGATCAATGCCGCCAACCTGGCGTGGGGCAACTTCCCGCTGCTCTCCCACGGCGCCATCGAGGCGCTCAAGCAGCACGGTGAAGCGTGGCAGCAGGAGGCCTTCCTCAAGCCGCTGATCGAAGGCCGCTGGACCGGCACCATGTGCCTGACCGAACCGCATTGCGGCACCGACCTGGGCCTGCTCAAGACCAAGGCCGAACCCAACGCGGACGGCAGCTACGCCATCACCGGCACCAAGATCTTCATCACCGCCGGCGAGCACGACCTGACCGACAACATCGTCCACCTGGTGCTGGCCAAGCTGCCGGATGCACCGGCCGGCGCCAAGGGCATCTCGCTGTTCGTCACCCCGAAGTTCAAGGTGGACCGCGAGGGCAAGATGGGCGAGCGCAATGCGCTGCGCTGCGGCTCGATCGAGCACAAGATGGGCATCAAGGGTTCGGTCACCTGCGTGATGAATTTCGACGGCGCCGAAGGGTATCTGGTGGGCCAACCGCACAAGGGCCTGCAGGCGATGTTCACCATGATGAACACCGCACGCCTGGGCGTCGGCCTGCAGGGCATCGGCCTGTCCGAACGCGCCTACCAGAACGCCCTGAAGTACGCCCGCGAGCGCCTGCAGTCGCGTTCGCTGAGCGGCCCGAAAAACCCGGAAAAGCCGGCCGACCCGATCCTGGTCCACCCGGATGTGCGGCGCATGCTGCTGACCATGAAATCGCTGGTGGAAGGCAGCCGCCTGTTGGCCCTGCACGCGGCCACCCTGATCGACGTCGCCCACCATGCGCAGGATGCCGGCGAACGCGAACGCGCCGACACCCTGGTGAGCTTCCTCACCCCGATCTCCAAGGCCTGCCAGACCGAATGGGGCATCGAGAACACCTACAACGCGCTGCAGTGCTTCGGTGGCCACGGCTACATCCGCGAGCACGGCATGGAGCAGCTGGCACGCGATGCCCGCATCACCACGCTGTATGAAGGCACCACCGGCATCCAAGCGCTGGACCTGATCGGTCGCAAGACCGCCTCCAGCCAGGGCGCCGGCCTGAAACTGATGCTGGCCGAGATCGAGGCCTTCGCCAAGGCCAATGAAGGCAACCCGGCGCTGGCCGAGTTCATCGCCCCGCTGCGCGCCAAGGCGGACGAATGGGGCAAGCTGACCCTGGCGACCCTGCAGCGCGCGGCCACCAACCCGGACGAACTGGGCGCGGCCAGCTTCGATTACCTGTTCTATTCGGGCTATGTGGTGCTGGCCTACTGGTGGGCACGCAGCGTCGCTGCCGCCGATGCCTCCGCGCAGAGCGCTGCGTTCAAGCAGGCCAAGCGCGAGACCGCCCGCTTCTACTTCGCCCGCGTGCTGCCCCGCACGCTCAGCCACGCCGCCGCGATCCAGGCCGGCGCCGAACCGCTGATGGCGATGACCGACGCGCATTTCGGCGAAGGTTGA
- a CDS encoding LEA type 2 family protein, whose amino-acid sequence MSHRFRSALPIGLIAVACLTLAACNKTVKRVSEPAASVQELTVRADGSWTVALRLQNFSSMPMTFDNVSLQLKVSDQDAGALQLQPALSIGGVSADVVNVDLKPSSGARLVMADALAGNRTLAYSLKGSVSATPQEKKQRTFEIDSRSTLNQAPGLPGVLR is encoded by the coding sequence ATGTCCCACCGCTTCCGTTCCGCCCTGCCCATCGGCCTGATCGCCGTCGCCTGCCTGACCCTTGCCGCCTGCAACAAGACGGTCAAACGCGTCTCCGAGCCGGCCGCCAGCGTGCAGGAACTGACGGTGCGTGCCGATGGCAGCTGGACCGTCGCGCTGCGCCTGCAGAACTTCAGCTCCATGCCCATGACCTTCGACAACGTGTCCCTGCAGCTCAAGGTGAGCGATCAGGACGCCGGTGCGCTGCAGCTGCAGCCGGCGCTGTCGATTGGTGGCGTGTCGGCCGATGTGGTCAACGTCGACCTCAAGCCGAGCTCGGGCGCGCGCCTGGTGATGGCCGACGCGCTGGCCGGCAACCGTACCCTGGCCTATTCGCTGAAGGGTTCGGTGAGCGCGACCCCGCAGGAAAAGAAGCAACGCACCTTCGAGATTGACAGCCGCAGCACGCTCAACCAGGCCCCTGGCCTGCCCGGCGTCCTGCGCTGA
- a CDS encoding type II toxin-antitoxin system HicB family antitoxin, producing the protein MNIIKYAGYEGTAELDLDSFVCRGKILFIDDLVTYQADSPKDIEAAFKEAVDDYVATCEELGREPQKPLSGTFNVRISPELHKAARVRAAADETSLNEMVAAAIQCYVIGVEHVVNNHTHSHQYISVNSSEQVFDLYTSAVANKALTKVIAGVH; encoded by the coding sequence ATGAACATCATCAAGTACGCCGGCTATGAAGGAACTGCTGAGCTGGATCTTGATAGCTTTGTCTGCCGGGGCAAGATCCTCTTCATTGATGATCTTGTGACGTATCAGGCAGACTCGCCTAAAGATATAGAGGCAGCTTTTAAAGAGGCTGTCGATGACTACGTGGCTACATGCGAAGAACTCGGCCGCGAGCCACAGAAGCCGCTGAGTGGAACCTTCAATGTCCGTATTTCTCCCGAGCTGCATAAGGCCGCGCGGGTGCGCGCTGCAGCCGACGAGACCAGTCTGAATGAAATGGTGGCTGCAGCTATTCAGTGCTACGTCATAGGCGTTGAGCACGTGGTCAACAACCACACTCACAGTCACCAGTACATCAGCGTCAACAGCTCTGAGCAGGTGTTCGATCTTTACACTTCTGCTGTAGCAAATAAGGCTTTGACAAAGGTGATTGCCGGTGTCCACTGA